GGCGCGCCAGCAGCGCTGAATGGTGTCGCGCGAAATGCCGCCGTCCACTTCCAACACGGCCGCGCTGTCGGCCTGATCGAGCAGGAACCGCATGCGCTCGATCTTGTCGACGGAATATTCGATGAACTTCTGACCGCCGTAGCCGGGATTCACGCTCATGATGAGCACCAGATCGAGCAGGTGCACCACCTCCTCGATGGCCGCGAGCGGAGTGCCGGGATTGAGCGCCACGCCCGCCTTCACGCCGAGTTCCTTGATGCGCATGAGCTGGCGGTCGAGATGCGGTGCGGCCTCCACATGAATGGTGAGCACATCGGCGCCCGCCTTCACGTAGTCGTCGAAATACTTCTCGGGCTCCTGCACCATCAGATGCACGTCGACGACGCGGGTGGTGGACCTGCGCACCGCCTCGATCACTTTCACGCCGAACGAGAGATTGGGCACGAAGCGGCCGTCCATGACGTCGACATGGATCCAGTCGGCGCCACCGGCTTCACACATCGCGATCTCGTCGCCGAGGATGCGGAAATCGGCACTGAGCACGGAGGGAGCGATACGAACGGTCATCGGAAGGGTGCGGGAGTCTGCGAAGAATCGGGAAACGAACGGTGTTGGTTCGGCAACGTGGCTCAGTGCCACGACGTGTGCAGCGTGTCCGCGGGATCACGGCCATCACTGAGCACGAGCGTCACGGCGCTGCGGGTCATGACACGCGCGCCGGACATGGGGAAGGTGGCCAGCACGATGCCCGCCGGTTTGGCGGACGGCCGGAACTGCACTTCACCCACCTGCAGACCGATGTCCAGAATCGCGTTGCGTGCCGCGCCTTCCTCGAGGTCGATCACCGACGGCACCACCACCAGCGTTTCACTCGTGGGTTGTGTATCCGGAGCCGGCGCGGCGGCGGGCGCCGTGCCCGGGGACGCGGTGGGCTTCGGAATGTTGCCCTGCGAGATGGAGTCGAGCATCACGGCGAGTGAATCGACGCTGTCGGCCCGTCCCGGTTCGAGCTTGTTCACGGTCATCACGCCGCCGGCGGCTCCCAG
The window above is part of the Gemmatimonas aurantiaca genome. Proteins encoded here:
- the rpe gene encoding ribulose-phosphate 3-epimerase → MTVRIAPSVLSADFRILGDEIAMCEAGGADWIHVDVMDGRFVPNLSFGVKVIEAVRRSTTRVVDVHLMVQEPEKYFDDYVKAGADVLTIHVEAAPHLDRQLMRIKELGVKAGVALNPGTPLAAIEEVVHLLDLVLIMSVNPGYGGQKFIEYSVDKIERMRFLLDQADSAAVLEVDGGISRDTIQRCWRAGADTFVAGNAIFGAANPQAEIAVLRNLCTESV
- a CDS encoding PASTA domain-containing protein, producing the protein MAKTRTSSRQRASTGGAVYRLWGLRALVAIVVGAALGAAGGVMTVNKLEPGRADSVDSLAVMLDSISQGNIPKPTASPGTAPAAAPAPDTQPTSETLVVVPSVIDLEEGAARNAILDIGLQVGEVQFRPSAKPAGIVLATFPMSGARVMTRSAVTLVLSDGRDPADTLHTSWH